The window GCTGTCACCGGCACTGGGCGCGATCCCCAGCAGGGCGCAGCGCTGGAACAAGCGGGCATGCGCTTTCTGAGGGCCGATCTGAAAGACGATCCTGCCCCGCTGCTGCAAAACATCGACGCGGTGCTGCACTGCGCCGCCCGCTCGACCCTGTGGGGCCACTGGCGCGACTTCTACACCGACAACGTGACGGTGAGTGCGGCGCTGGCCCGTGCGTGTGCGCTGCGGGGAATTCGCCTCGTTCACATCAGCACGCCCAGCGTGTACAACGCGGCCAGCCAGACCCGCAACGTGCCGGAATCGCTGCCCATCGGCCCGCGCTTTGACAGTCTGTATGCCCGCAGCAAGTTTCTGGCCGAGCAGGAGGTGCGCTTTTACGTGCCCGGCGCGGCCATTTTGCGGCCACGCGGCATCTACGGCCCCGGCGATACCAGCATTCTGCCCCGACTGGCGCGGGCGCTCCGCAGCGGGCGGCTGCCACGCCTGACCCGCCACGAGGTATATACCGAGCTGACACACGTGCAGAACGTCGTTCATGCGGCAAAGCTGGCGCTGGAGCGGCCCGCAGCGGGCGTGTTCAACATCACCGACGGCGTGAGCGTGCCGATCTGGGCCACCCTCGACCAGCTCGCAGACGTGCTGAAGGTGCCGCGCCCCACGCGCTTCGTTCCGGCGGCAGTGGTGGAACAGGCCGCCCGCCTGCTGGAACTCGCGTACCGCCTCGCGCCCGGCGCACCCGAACCGCCCATCACGGCCAGCGGCGTGCGGCTGCTGACCCGCCCCATGACGCTCGACCTGACCCGCGCCCGTGAGCGGCTGGGCTACGTGCCAGTCATTCACCCAGAAGCCGGGCTGAACGCCGTGCTGGAAGGGCTGAAATGACGGCGGTTCGGGTGGTTCCCCTGAGCGCGGGCGAGTGCCTGAATGTCGCCGCCCTGACCGAACGGGGCGCGGCGTGGCGGGTGCGGGCGTATCCGGCGGGATTTGCGCTGCTGCTGCACCCCACACACGGCCCGGTGCTGTTCGACACCGGGTATAGCCCGCGAGTCCGTACCCTGATGCGGCGCTGGCCCGGCATGCTGTACGGCCTGATTACCCCGGTGCGGCTGAAGGCCCATCAGACCGCGCTGGCACGGCTGGCGCGGCTGGGTATCCTGGCGAGCGACGTGAAGCACCTGATCGTATCGCACCTGCATGCCGACCACGTGGGAGCGCTGCGCGAGTTTCCGGCGGCGACCTTTCATCTGGATGCGGGCGCGTATCCGCCCCTGCGCGGCCTGAAGGGAGTGCGGGCCGTGCGCCGCGCCTTCCTGCCAGAGCTGCTCCCGCCCGATTTCGAGGCCAGAAGCCGTGAACTGGAGTACCGCGCCGCGCCGCCGGAATTTGCCCCCTTCGGGCACGTGGCCGACGTGTTCGGAGACGGCAGCGTGTACGCCCTGCCCGTGCCCGGTCACGCCCCCGGCATGATCGCCCTGATCGTTCGCACGCACGAAACTGCCGCGCTGGACGGCGACGGTGCGGGCCTGACGCTGCTCGCCAGCGACGCCGCGTGGTCGGTGCGGGCGCTACGCGAAGGCGGCGAGGTACACCCACTGGCACGGGTGGCCTTCTGGGACGCCGCGCAGGAACAACGCAGCCGCGACGCGCTGAAACGCTGGCTGGCCGCCCATCCACAGGCGCGGGTGATCGTCAGTCACGATGTTCCAGAAACGGAGCACCATGCTTGACCGCCTGACCGTGCTGGCCCACGCGCTGGGCGAGGGCCGCTGGATGTTCCGCGAGCGGGCGGCGCTGGAGCGGCATCAGGAGCGCCTCGCCGCCGAACATCTGCGCTGGGTGGCGGCCCACAGCCCGTATACCGCCGAGCGCTTCCAGCAATCAACCCTGAGCGTGGGGCAGTGGCGCGACCTGCCGCCCATTTCCAAACCCGAGATGATGGGAAACTTCGACCGCCTGAACACCGCTGGCCTGCCCCTGAAGACCGTGCTGGAGGTGGCCCGCCGCGCCGAAGTCACCCGCGATTTCACGCCCACGCTGTCCACCCCCAGCGGCGAGATGACGGTGGGCCTGTCGAGCGGCACCAGCGGCACCCAAGGCGTCTTTCTGGTCAGCCGGGCCGAGCGCTTGCAGTGGGCGGGCGCGGTGCTCCGCTGGCTGCTACCCCCGCCCTGGCCTGCCAGCCTGCTGAAGCGGCAGCGCGTGGCCTTCGTGCTGCGGGCCGAGGGGCAGCTTTACCGCAGCGTGTCGGGGTCGCGGCTCCAGTTTCAGTTTCTGGATCTGCTGCGTCCCGTCCCCGAGCTGGCCGCCGACCTCAGCGCCGCGCACCCGACGCTGCTGGCTGGCCCGCCCAGCGTGCTGCGTGCCCTGCTGGACGCCGGAGCCGACGCGCACCCGGCGAGGGTGGTGAGCGTGGCCGAGGTGCTGGAAGACGATGACCGCGCCGCGCTGGAGGCAGGTTTCGGCCCGGTGGTGCAGGTGTATCAGGCCACCGAAGGGCTGCTGGCTCTCCCCTGCCCGCACGGACATCTACACCTGAACGAAGCGCACGTCCACTTCGACTTCGAAGCGCTGCCGGGCGGCTACCAGCGCCCCATCATCACCGATCTGCGCCGCCGCGCCCAGCCGATGATCCGCCACCGACTCGACGACGTGCTGCTGCTGGCCGAGGGGGGCGGCTGCACCTGCGGGCTGGCGTCGCGCCGGATCGAGCGCGTGGTGGGGCGGCAGGACGACGCGCTGAACCTGCCCAGCAGTGCCGGAACGCGGCTGACCGTCTGGCCGGATTTCGTGCGGGCCGCCATGAACACCGCCGCAGGGCTGCGCGAATACCGCGCCGAACAGACCGACGCCGCGCACCTTCAGCTTTCGCTGGAACCCGATACCGTCAGCACCCGCACCGCCGCCGCCCGCGAACTCCGGGCCGCGCTGGACAGGCTGGGCGTGGGCGCAGTCACGCTCTCCTTCAGTCCGCTGCTGGCCGACCCACTGGGTACCAAGCGCCGCCGGGTCCGGCAACGTTGGACACCGAGCCGCCCACATGGAGCAGACTGAACTATGACGTTTTCCCCGCTGGCGTTTCGGCTGCTTTCTACGGCCCAGGCCCTGCCCCGCCGGGTGGTGCCGACGGCAGAGGTGGCCGCACTCTGCGGCGTGCCTGCCGACCTCGCCGCCGCGCGTTCGGGCGTGCAGGAACGGCGCTGGCTGTCGGGGGAGGAAACCGCGCTGACGCTGGGCGCTCAGGCCGCCCGCGACGCCCTGCACGCCGCGCATCTCGAACCGCAGCAGATCGACGTGCTGCTGAACGCCAGCGGCACCCAGCTTCAGCCGATTCCCGACGGCGCGGCGCTGCTGGCCCGCGAACTCGGCTGGAGCGGAAACGCGGCCTACAGTCTGCACGGCACCTGCCTGAGTTTCCTGCTGGCGCTGCATCATGCCGCCCTGCTGATCGGGGCGGGGCAGGCGCGGCACGTGCTGATCGTCAGCAGCGAGGCGGGCAGCCTGGGCCTGAATTTCGCCCACGCCGAGAGCAGTCTGCTGATCGGAGACGGCGCGGCGGCGGTGGTGCTGGGGCCAGCCGAGCGGCCCGGCCAGGGGCTGCACGCCGCCCGCTTCGAAACCTACCCGGAAGGCGCAGACCACACCCGCATCCGCGCCGGGGGCAGCCTGCTGAACAACCGCTCGCCGCAGATTCAGGACGACGATTACCTGTTCGAGATGCAGGGGCTGGGCGTGCTGAAACTGGCGAGCCGGGTGGTGCCGGGCTTTCTGGAGCGCCTGCGACCCGGCCTAAGCAGCGGCCTTCCGGGTATCGGGCGCGTCGTGCCGCACCAGGCCAGCGCGGCGGGTCTGGCCCTGATGCGGCGCTACGGCTGGCCCGAAGACCGCGTGGAAGTGACGCTGCCACACCTGGGCAACGTGATCGCCGCCAGCGTCCCGCTCACGCTGCATCAGGCGAGCACACAGGGCCGCGCCGAGGAAGGCGAAACCCTGCTGCTAGTGGGCACGGGCGCAGGACTGACAGCGGGCGGACTGATCTGGCAGCTGTAAGAACTCAGGCCGTCAGAATCACCGGGCTGTTCCTGGTAATCATGATGGTGTGCTCGAAGTGGGCTGCCAGACCGCCGTCTGTGGTACTCAGCGTCCAGCCGTCGCGCAGCGTCCTGACGCGGTGTGAGCGCCCGGTCGATACCATCGGTTCGACGGCGATGACCAGCCCTTCGTGCAGCTTGCGGCTGTCTTTGGCGCGGTAATAGTTGGGCACATTGGGTTCCTCGTGGATGGCGCGGCCCACGCCATGCCCGAACAGTTCGCGCAGCACCGTGAAGCCGCGCCGCCTGACCTCGCGTTCGACCGCCTCTCCAATCGCGTGAACAGGCTGTCCGGCCCTGGCCTCCTTCATGCCCGCGTGGAAGGCCACCTCGGCGCATTCGATCAGGCGCATGACCACGGGCGACGCCGGAGGAACCGCCACCGTCACCGCCGCGTCGGCAATGTAGCCGTCGACAAAGGGCGTGACATCGATGCTCACCACGTCACCGGCAGCCAGGGGGCGCTGGGTCGGAAGGCCATGCACGATGTCGTCGTTCACGCTGATGAAGACGTTGACGGGCGCGTTATACGTCATGCGGGGCGCAGATTCGGCTCCGTACTGCCCGAAGACCGTGCCCGCGAGGGCGTCGAGTGCGGCAGGGGTCACGCCCGGACGGATGGCCGCCTTCAGGGTACGGAGCGTCTCGGCAACCACGTGTCCTGCTCGCTGCATCCCCTTCAGGTCGGCCTCGGTATTGATGGTCATACCTCACTGTAATGCAGTTCTCGGAAACCGGGAATAGAAGCCGGACAGCAGAAACCGCCTTCTGGACGGCTTTCCCCACCTGTCGGTCGGGGGCCGCCTCCTTGCAGTCCTTCAGAGATCGGCACGGTTCAGGAACGCCCTGACCAGCGAGGCCGCGTTCAGAACTGGCAGGCCGACTGGATTTACACTCAGGTATGCAGGGAAATGAACTGGGCGAACTGTACCTGTCAGATCTGCGAACCCGTCTGCGCGGCGTCAAGGCGCTGGGCGAAGGTGCCCTGAAGCAGCTGCACGAGCCGGAGTGGCACGCGGTTCTGTCGGCTGGGGGCAACTCTGCCGCCGTTACCGTGCAGCACCTGAGCGGCAACATGCACTCGCGCTGGGGCGCACTTCAGCATGGCTACCGCGCAGGGCAGGACGGCGAGCAGGCCACGCGCAACCGCGACGCCGAATTCGAGGAGGGCCAGCAGACGGGCGCACAGCTGTGGGCCATCTGGGAGGCCGGGTGGACGGTCTTTCTGGAGGCCCTTGACGCCCTGACCTCCGCCGACCTGACCCGCACCCTCCGCATCCGGGGCGAGACACATACCGTGCTGGAAGCCCTTCAGCGGCAGGTGGCGCACTACAGCGGCCACGTCTATCAGCTGGTTTTTCTGGTCAAGACCCTGCGCGGCCCCGACTGGCACACCCTCTCGATTGCACGCGGGCAGTCGGCGGCCTTCAATGCGGCCATGCACAAACAACAGCAGCCCTGAGCAGCCTGAGCAGCACAGAAGCAGGCCAGCATTTCCTGTAGGTGCTCAGGCTTTCAGCGTTCGGTTGCTCTTGCCGAAGACGCTGCCCGGTTGGGTCTGCTGAGGCGGATACTGGCCTGAGTGCGCGGTCTGGAACGCCTCCTCCAGCACGTCCACGAGGTCAGCGATCTCCAGCGTGAACACACCTGCCTCGCCCCGGTCAGCCGCCGCTTTCCACTGCCAGTACCCCGATTCGTCTTCCGGCAGTTCGGCTGCACTTTCTTCCAGCCAGGTCACGCTGCGGCGCAGGGCGGATGCACCGATTGGAACGTGGCCAATCTGCTGCGACACTCCACCCGGACTCAGGGGGTTGTTCATCGCCAGACCACCGATGCTGAGATGCACCACCTCCTCGCCGTTCAGCACCTCTACCTTCAGCACCAGCAGGCGCGACGCCTCTTCCCCGGAGCGGGTGTGGTAGGCCCAGCGCTGACCGGGCACGAAGTTGGCAGGCAGGGTCTCGGCTGGTGGCGTCATGTTCCAAGTGTAGAAAAATGCGGCGCTGATACAGACAGCCAAACGGCTGAGTGCGGGTCGGCAGGGTAGCGTATGGCATGACCACGCCTGCTTCCCACTCCGCGCCTCACGCCGACGGTATGCCCGACAGCTTCGATGTGGTGGTGCATCCGGCCCGCGAGTTGCGCGGTACGCTGCGTGCCCAGCCCAGCAAGAACTACACCACCCGCTACCTGCTGGCCGCCGCCCTGACTGCGGGCGAGGTGCGCGTGGTGGGCGTGGCGACCAGCGAAGACGCCGGGGCGATGCTGCGCTGCCTGGAAGCCTGGGGCGCGGGCGTCGAACTCATCGGAGACGACGCGGTCATTCGCGGCTTCGGCGCAAAACCACACGCGGGCGTGACCCTGAATCCCGGCAACGCGGGCGCGGTGGCACGCTTCCTGATGGGCGTGTCTGTGCTGACCACCGGCACCCGCTTCGTTACCGATTACCCCGACTCGCTGGGCAAGCGGCCCCAGGGCGACCTGCTCGAAGCCCTGTCGCGGCTGGGCGCACAGGTCAGCAGCGAAGACGGCAGATTTCCCATTGCGCTGTCTGGCCCGGTGCGCGGCGGCCCGCTGGAAGTCTCAGCGGAAAAGTCCAGCCAGTACGCCTCGGCGCTGATGTTTCTGGCTCCGCTGCTGCCCGCTGGCCTCGACCTGCACCTGACCGGCGACATCAAAAGTCATGCCCCGCTGCGCCAGACGCTCGACACGCTCAGCGCCTTTGGCATTCGGGCCACTGCCAGCAGCGATCTTGCACGCATCAGCATTCCCGGCGCTCAGACGTATCAGGCCAGCCGCATCATGGTGCCCGGCGATTACCCCGGTTCGGCGGCGATTCTGGCGGCAGCCGCCATCCTGCCCGGAGAAGTCCGGCTTTCGAACCTGCGCGAGAACGATCTTCAGGGCGAACGCGAGGCCGTGAATGTGCTGCGCGAGATGGGGGCCGACATCGTGCGGACGGGCGACAGCCTGACGGTGCGCGGAGGTCAGCCGCTGCGAGCCGTAACCCGCGACAGCGACGGCTTTACCGATGCGGTGCAGGCCCTGACCGCCGCCGCCGCGTTTGCCGAGGGCCAGACCACCTGGGAAAACGTCTACACCCTGCGCCTGAAGGAGTGCGACCGCATTTCAGATACCCGCCGCGAACTGGAGAAACTGGGTTTCACGGCGTCCGAGACGAACGACAGCCTGAGCATCGTGGGCGCGGCGAGCGTGGCGGGCGGCGTCACTGCCGATGGACACGGCGACCACCGCATGATCATGCTGCTGACCCTGATCGGGCTGCGGGCCACTTCGCCCGTTCGCATCACCGGAGCGCACCACATCCGCAAGAGCTACCCGATGTTTTTCCGCCATCTGGAAGAATTGGGTGCAAGCTTTGAGTATGTGGCCGCCACGCGGGACTGAGCCAGAACCGAAGCCGAGTTCCAGACAACACAGTATTCCGGCGTGGCTGTGGGCGCTCCGAGTCCTGGCATTCCTGACCACCGCGCTCGCTGCCGCGTTGCCGATCATCGCCGCGTTCTGGCTGGTGGTGTTTCTCGCATCTGTCGCCGCCTTCTTCCTGTATGTCATCACCTTCGGCGGCGTTCACTTCGACCTCGACCACATCAGCACGTTGGTCGCCCGCTCAGCCGGGCTGATCTTCGTGCTGTATCTGCTTGCGCTGTTCCCGCTCGCCGCCCTGCTGCTGAAAGCGAGCGCGAAAGTGGCGGCCTGGACGTTGGGTATTAGCAGCGCCCTGATCCTGGGCGCGTGGCTGCTCGACCCCGAAATTCTGTCGCTGTTCGGCTCGTTCTTCGCGTTCTGAGCTGCGAAAAGGGGGCGGGCAGGGTTCATTGACCCCGTGTTTAGCGACTCTGCCGCGCCCTCTCACGGCGGCGTGGTTGCATGAACTATGATCTTCAACTTCACCCGTTCGCGGGCCTGTACGCTGCTGGGCCTCGCGCTGCTGTCCTGTTCGCCTGCTGCCCAGGCGGCAGACGATTCGCTGGTGTCCAGCCTGAAAGTACCCGCCGGGTTCAAGGTCAGCCTGTATACCGGCGGCCTGAAAAATCCGCGCCTGATGGCCGTGGCCCCCAACGGCGACCTGTTCGTAAGCGATCAGGGAGCAGGCCGCGTATACGTGTTTCCAGACCGCAACAAGGACGGCAAGCCCGACAGCCAGCAGACCTTCGCAGACGGCCTGAACCAGCCGCACGGTCTGGCCTTTCACGGCGACTTCCTGTATGTGGCGACCACCGACGCCGTGCTGCGCTTTGCCTACAGGAGCGGCGACCTGAAGGCGACGGGCGGCCCCAGCAAACTGGTCGATCTGCCGACGGGCGGCGGCCACAGCACCCGCACCGTCGTCTTTGGCCCCGACAACCGCATGTATGTGGCGTCGGGCAGCAGTTGCAACGTGTGCGAGGAAAGCGATCCCAAACGCGCCTCGGTGTGGGTCTACGACGCCGACGGCAAGAACGGCCAGCTGTTCTCCAGCGGGCTTCGCAACGCGGTGGGTCTGGCCTGGAAAGACGGCGTGCTGTACGCCAGCAACAACGGGCGCGACAATCTGGGCGACAACATTCCGCCGGAGAGTTTCTACAGGCTCAAGGCGGGCGGCTTCTACGGCTGGCCCTACTGCTACACCCTGAACGGAACCCAGGTCTACGACAAGGATTTCGGGCGCAAAACCGCAGCGACCTGCCAGAATGCCACCGCTGCCTTTGCCACCGTCACCGCCCACAGCGCCCCGCTGGGCATCAATTTCTACAGCGGCAAGGCGTTTCCCGCCGGATATCAGGGCATGCTGTTTGCCGCGCTGCACGGCTCGTGGAACCGCTCGCAGCGCAGCGGTGACAAGGTGGTGATGATCGACCCTCAGAGCGGCAAGGTCAGCGATTTCGTCACGGGCTTTCTGGACGGACAGACCAGCCGGGGCCGCCCCGCTGGCGTCGTCAGCGCCCCCGACGGCTCGCTGCTGATTACCGACGACCAGACCGGCAGCATCTACCGCGTCAGCTACGGCAACTGAGTTCTATCGTTGACAGGCACCGTGATCGTTATCAGCGTCAACTCGTCTTTATCTGGGTGCGGCTGCTTGATGACATTCAAGTGTGCTTTATGTTACGTTAGAGCATGACCTTTCCACCGGCTTCACCTCCGCCTGGATATGTACGCAGTACGCCTCAACGCCTGAGCTGGGTCACAGTGCCGCTGATTATTCTGCTGGTGCTGCAAATTCTGGGCATCCTGTTCCTGCCGCTGATCCTGCCGTTTCTCAGCGCCATCCTAAACACTGCTAGCGCCAGCAACGACACCGCCAACAGCCTCTCGCCCAGCGACTTGCACACCATCCTGACGTTTGTTTCGGCGTCGATCTGGGTGGTCGAGATCGTTCAGGTCGGTGTGGCGGTGCTGTATTTCTTCACGCTGCGGGCCGTGCAGCAGGGCAAAAACTGGGGCCGCATCGTGGCGATTGTGATGTTCATTCTAGGCCTGCTGAATTTCCCGGTCGGAACGCTGCTGGGCGTGTTCGGCCTGATCGGAGCCTTCGATCAGGAAGTCGCGGCGTACTGTAACCGCTAACACCTGCCCAGCTTTCAACTTCCAGCGCCTCCGGTACACCGCCGGGGGCCTGTTTGTTTACTGTGACTCCTGCCGGGGCTGCCCACGCTATGCTCTCCAGCATGACGCTGGACGCCCGCCTGACTCCTACCCGCACGCCCGAGAACACTGCCCGCCTCACCATCTCCTGCCCTGACAAACGCGGCATCGTGGCGGCGGTGTCGCAGTTTCTGCACAATCACGGGGCCAACATCATCCACAGCGACCAGCATTCCACCGACCCCGAGGGCGGCCAGTTCTTCATGCGGATGGAGTTTTATCTGGAAGGGCTTGACCTGGCACGCGGAGCCTTCGAGCGGGCGTTCGCGGCGGTGGTGGCCGAGCCCTTTGCGATGGATTGGCGCATCTGGTACAGCGATCAGCCCAAGCGCATGGGCATTCTGGTCAGCCAGTACGACCACTGCTTCCTCGATCTGCTGTGGCGCTGGCGGCGCGGCGAGCTGGACGTGGAAATTCCGGTCATCATCAGCAATCACGAGGCGCTGCGGGCCGACGCCGAGATGTTCGGCCTCCCCTTTCACGTGATTGCGGTCAGCAAGGACACCAAGGCCCAGGCCGAAGCCGAGCAACTGGCGCTGCTTCAGGGCAAGGTCGATTTCGTGGTGCTGGCGCGGTACATGCAGATTCTGTCGGGCGACTTTCTTCAGGGGGTCGGCGTGCCAGTCATCAATATTCATCACTCGTTTCTGCCCGCCTTCGTCGGAGCCAATCCGTACCGGGCCGCCTTCAAGCGCGGCGTAAAATTGGTGGGTGCCACCGCCCACTACGTCACCGAGGAGCTGGACGCCGGGCCGATCATCGAACAGGACGTGGCGCGGGTCACGCACCGTGAAACGCCCGAAACCCTGATGCGGCTGGGCCGCGATGTAGAGCGGCAGGTGCTGGCCCGCGCCGTCAAAGCCCATGTCGAAGACCGCGTGCTGGTTCACGGCAACAAGACGATGGTGTTTTAAAGCAACTTTTCCCGCCCCACTCGGATGGAGGCCATATGTTGAAAGCAGTTCTGTTGACGCTGGCGTTTGCACTCGAACTGGTGATGCTTGCTGCCGTGGCGTCGTGGGGCCTGAGAAGCGGAACGACGACTGCCGTGCGGCTGCTGCTCGGCATCGGTGCGCCCGTGGCGTTTGCCGTGGTGTGGGGCCTGTTTATGGCACCCCGCGCAGCTTTCCCGCTGGCCGCTCCAGCACACCTGGCCCTCGAACTGCTGCTGTACGGCCTCGCCGCTCTGGGTCTGGCAACCACGTCTCGTCCGGGGCTGGCCGCGCTGTTTCTGGGGGTTGCCCTTGTCGTGACGCTGCTGGTGCGTGCGCTACGTCTCGATACTCCCTGAACCGCCATCTGAACCGCCGCGTCTGTCCCGCTTTCAGCACTGCATGAACATGCACTGACGATGAATATGTATAATCCTCGTCTATGACCGTTCAAGCCGCGCCCACCCTGCTGACGCCTGAAACACTGCCTGCCCCGGTGCTGGCTGGGCGTGATTTTTTATCCAACCTCGACATGACCAGCAGCGAACTGCGGGCCGTGCTCGACACCGCCGCCAGCATGAAACGCGGCGAGTGGCGAAGCGTCAAGCCGCTGGCAGGTCTGTCGCTGGCGCTGGTCTTCGAGAAGGCGAGCCTGAGAACGCGCACGACCTTCGACGTGGGCATGTATCAGCTCGGCGGGCACGCCATCACGCTGTCGAATCAGGAGATCGGGCTGGGCAAGCGCGAGCGCGTCTCGGACGTGGCACGCAATCTGGAGCGCTGGGTCGACGGCATCATGGCGCGGGTGTACCTGCAACAGACGCTCACCGAACTGGCCGACCACGCCGCCATCCCGGTCATCAACGGTCTGTCAGACATGCTGCATCCGGTGCAGCTTCTGGCCGACTATCAGACCATCGAGGAAGAGCTGGGAGACGCCAGTGGCAAGCGCGTGGTGTACATCGGTGACGGCAACAACCTCGCCAACAGCCACATCCATATGGGCGTCCTGACCGGCTCGCACGTCACCATCGTGACCCCGGTGGGCTACGAACCCAACGGCGCCGTGCTGCTCGACGCGGTGCGGCGCGGCGCAGAAGTCACGCTCACCAACGACCTCGCGGCCATCGACGGAGCCGACGTGCTGTACACCGATGTCTGGATTTCGATGGGGCAGGAAGATCAGGCCGAGCTGCGGCGCAAGGCCTTTCAGGGCTATCAGGTCACGCCCGCCATGCTCGACCGACTCGCGCCGCACGGCATCTTTCTGCACTGCCTCCCCGCCCACTACGGCGAGGAAACCGTGCCGGAAGCCACTGAACACCCCAAGAGCCGGGTCTTCGACCAGGCCGAAAACCGCCTGCACGCTCAGAAAGCCCTGCTGTATCACCTGATGGGTGAGCTGAAGCCGAGGTGGTGACGCCCGGCCTGCGGCGACTTTCGGCCCAGCGCCTGCTCAGGAGAGAATGAACCCATGAGTCTTCCCCAGATTTTTATCGACGGCGAGGCCGGAACCACGGGCCTTCAGATCCGTTCGCGGCTGGAACACCGCACCGACATCGAACTGCTGAGCATCGACCCGGCGCGGCGCAAAGACCCACAGGCCCGCAGAGAGCTGCTGAACGCCGCCGACGTGGCGATTCTGTGCCTGCACGACGACCTCGCCCGCGAAGCCGTGGGCCTGATCGAGAATCCTGCCACGCGCATTCTCGATGCCTCCAGCGCCCACCGCGTCGCGCCCGACTGGACCTACGGCTTTCCGGAACTGACGGCGGGGCAGGAAGACGCCATCCGCACGGCCCAGCGTGTCAGCAATCCGGGCTGCTACGCCACCGGAGCCATTGCCCTGCTGCGCCCGCTGACCGAGGCTGGGCTGCTGCCACCGGCATTTCCAGTCAGCGTGCAGGGGTTTTCCGGGTACAGCGGCGGCGGACGGGCGCTGGTCGATGCCCATGAGGTGCCCGGCACGCCCGAACACCCGATGGGCGGCCACTTCAAAAGCTACGGCCTGACGCTCAATCACAAGCATGTGCCGGAAATGCAGCGCTACGGCGGCCTGATCCACCCTCCGATCTTCGCGCCCAATGTGGGCGACTGGCGACAGGGCATGATCGTGCAGATTCCGCTGCACCTGCGGCAGCTCGGCACCACCGCTCCAGAGCTTCACGCCGCACTGGCACAGCATTACAGCGGGCGGACATTCGTGCGGGTGCAGCCGATGGAAGGCGCACCGACCATTCTTGATCCGCAGGCGCTGCAAGACACCAACCTGCTCGACCTATTTGTGTATGCCA of the Deinococcus ruber genome contains:
- the argC gene encoding N-acetyl-gamma-glutamyl-phosphate reductase; the encoded protein is MSLPQIFIDGEAGTTGLQIRSRLEHRTDIELLSIDPARRKDPQARRELLNAADVAILCLHDDLAREAVGLIENPATRILDASSAHRVAPDWTYGFPELTAGQEDAIRTAQRVSNPGCYATGAIALLRPLTEAGLLPPAFPVSVQGFSGYSGGGRALVDAHEVPGTPEHPMGGHFKSYGLTLNHKHVPEMQRYGGLIHPPIFAPNVGDWRQGMIVQIPLHLRQLGTTAPELHAALAQHYSGRTFVRVQPMEGAPTILDPQALQDTNLLDLFVYANDHEQALLVASLDNLGKGASGAAVQNLELMLEGLSA
- the purU gene encoding formyltetrahydrofolate deformylase → MTLDARLTPTRTPENTARLTISCPDKRGIVAAVSQFLHNHGANIIHSDQHSTDPEGGQFFMRMEFYLEGLDLARGAFERAFAAVVAEPFAMDWRIWYSDQPKRMGILVSQYDHCFLDLLWRWRRGELDVEIPVIISNHEALRADAEMFGLPFHVIAVSKDTKAQAEAEQLALLQGKVDFVVLARYMQILSGDFLQGVGVPVINIHHSFLPAFVGANPYRAAFKRGVKLVGATAHYVTEELDAGPIIEQDVARVTHRETPETLMRLGRDVERQVLARAVKAHVEDRVLVHGNKTMVF
- a CDS encoding YrdB family protein, whose protein sequence is MLKAVLLTLAFALELVMLAAVASWGLRSGTTTAVRLLLGIGAPVAFAVVWGLFMAPRAAFPLAAPAHLALELLLYGLAALGLATTSRPGLAALFLGVALVVTLLVRALRLDTP
- the argF gene encoding ornithine carbamoyltransferase; protein product: MTVQAAPTLLTPETLPAPVLAGRDFLSNLDMTSSELRAVLDTAASMKRGEWRSVKPLAGLSLALVFEKASLRTRTTFDVGMYQLGGHAITLSNQEIGLGKRERVSDVARNLERWVDGIMARVYLQQTLTELADHAAIPVINGLSDMLHPVQLLADYQTIEEELGDASGKRVVYIGDGNNLANSHIHMGVLTGSHVTIVTPVGYEPNGAVLLDAVRRGAEVTLTNDLAAIDGADVLYTDVWISMGQEDQAELRRKAFQGYQVTPAMLDRLAPHGIFLHCLPAHYGEETVPEATEHPKSRVFDQAENRLHAQKALLYHLMGELKPRW